A window of Fragaria vesca subsp. vesca linkage group LG7, FraVesHawaii_1.0, whole genome shotgun sequence contains these coding sequences:
- the LOC101304040 gene encoding DNA-binding protein SMUBP-2-like codes for MDGGKRKQKPPSITLDQFISLTAPLIDLEKEAEISASITSGASRNLDTAQKIGSAILNLKCVDAQTGLMGKTLLEFQSTKTENSNALPLPPHKFGTHDVVVLRPNKADLGSPALGQGVVYRLKDSSITVAFDDIPEDGLNSPLRLEKLTNEVTYRRMKDALIQLSKGVQKGPASDLIPVLFGERAPTVAKKEVTFSPFNKNLDHSQKDAISKALSSKNVFLLHGPPGTGKTTTVVEIVLQEVKRGSKILACAASNIAVDNIVERLARQRVKLVRLGHPARLLPQVLDSALDAQVLRGDNSSLANDIRKEMKQLNGKLLRTKDKNTRREIQKELRILSKEERKRQQLAVTDVIKNADVVLTTLTGASSRKLDHISFDLVIIDEAAQALEIACWIALLKGSRCILAGDHLQLPPTIQSAEAEKKGLGRTLFERLADIYGNKVVSMLTVQYRMHERIMDWSSKELYNSKVKAHPSVAGHMLLDLEDVKKTSSTESTLLLIDIAGCDMEEKKDEEESTMNEGEADVAIAHAKRLIQSGVQASDIGIITPYAAQVFILKKLKSNEEKLKDLEISTVDGFQGREKEAIIISMVRSNSNREVGFLSDHRRMNVAVTRARRQCCLVCDTETVSNDAFLKRLIEYFEEHGEYLSASEYSNE; via the exons ATGGACGGAGGGAAGAGGAAGCAGAAACCCCCGTCCATCACTCTCGACCAGTTCATCTCCCTCACCGCTCCTCTCATCGACTTGGAAAAG GAAGCGGAGATATCGGCCTCCATCACCAGCGGCGCCTCCAGGAATCTCGACACTGCTCAAAAGATAGGCTCCGCCATTCTCAATCTGAAGTGCGTCGATGCTCAG ACAGGACTAATGGGAAAGACTCTTCTTGAGTTCCAGTCTACCAAAACAGAAAACAGTAATGCTCTTCCTCTTCCTCCTCACAAG TTTGGCACACATGATGTGGTTGTTCTAAGACCGAACAAGGCTGATTTGGGCTCACCTGCTCTTGGACAAGGCGTCGTGTACCGGTTAAAG GACTCATCAATCACTGTCGCTTTTGATGACATTCCTGAAGACGGATTAAATAGTCCCCTACGGTTAGAGAAACTCACAAATGAG GTTACATATCGTAGGATGAAGGACGCTCTGATACAATTGAGTAAAGGTGTGCAAAAGGGTCCTGCTTCTGATTTAATTCCTGTCTTGTTTGGAGAGAGGGCACCAACAGTGGCTAAGAAGGAAGTCACATTCTCCCCATTTAACAAAAACCTGGATCACTCTCAG AAAGATGCCATTTCAAAGGCTCTGTCATCCAAGAATGTATTTTTGCTGCATGGGCCTCCTGGAACAGGAAAAACCACAACTGTGGTGGAAATTGTTTTGCAAGAAGTCAAACGTGGATCAAAGATCCTTGCATGTGCTGCTTCGAATATTGCTGTTGACAACATTGTTGAGCGATTGGCGCGCCAAAG AGTAAAGTTAGTGAGATTGGGACATCCTGCACGTTTACTACCTCAAGTACTGGATAGTGCATTGGATGCACAG GTCTTGCGAGGAGATAACAGTTCTCTGGCAAATGACATTCGAAAGGAAATGAAG CAATTGAATGGAAAGCTATTAAGAACCAAAGACAAAAACACTAGGAGGGAAATCCAGAAAGAGCTAAGGATTCTTTCCAAGGAGGAACGTAAAAGGCAGCAGCTTGCTGTGACAGATGTAATAAAAAATGCAGATGTGGTGTTGACAACTTTGACTGGGGCATCGTCTCGCAAGCTGGACCACATATCATTTGATTTGGTGATTATTGATGAAGCTGCACAGGCACTTGAGATAGCATGCTGGATAGCACTGCTTAAG GGTTCAAGATGTATACTTGCAGGCGATCATCTTCAGCTTCCTCCAACCATCCAGAGTGCTGAAGCTGAGAAGAAAGGTTTAGGAAGAACCCTTTTTGAACGCCTTGCGGACATATACGGAAACAAAGTCGTATCTATGCTGACTGTTCAGTACCGCATGCATGAGCGTATCATGGATTGGTCATCAAAGGAGCTTTACAATAGTAAG GTTAAAGCCCATCCAAGTGTTGCTGGACATATGCTTTTGGATCTTGAGGATGTAAAGAAGACTTCTTCAACAGAGTCAACCCTTCTTCTAATTGATATAGCTGG GTGTGACATGGAAGAAAAGAAGGATGAAGAGGAAAGCACTATGAATGAGGGTGAAGCTGATGTTGCTATTGCCCATGCAAAGAGACTCATTCAAAGCGGTGTCCAGGCTTCTGATATTGGAATTATCACCCCTTATGCTGCACAG GTTTTCATACTGAAGAAGTTGAAAAGCAATGAAGAAAAGCTAAAGGATTTGGAAATTTCAACAGTCGATGGCTTCCAAGGCCGGGAAAAGGAAGCCATCATTATTTCAATGGTTCGGTCAAACTCAAACAGAGAG GTTGGGTTTCTGAGCGATCACAGGCGAATGAATGTGGCTGTGACACGAGCAAGGAGGCAATGTTGTCTTGTCTGTGATACTGAGACAGTGAGTAACGATGCATTCTTGAAGCGATTGATAGAGTACTTTGAGGAGCATGGTGAGTATCTAAGTGCCTCAGAGTATAGCAATGAATGA
- the LOC101305512 gene encoding dehydration-responsive element-binding protein 2F-like — protein sequence MDNLRKSPLKPWKKGPTRGKGGPQNASCEYRGVRQRTWGKWVAEIREPKKRTRLWLGSFATAEEAAMAYDEAARRLYGPDAFLNLPHLQSNSSNLPLKSQKFKWFPSQNFISMFPPCGMLNINAQPSVHVIHQRLQELKQNGVFGQTTPSSSSSSCDSKPEAHVTMEKAQKENVAENKEKDVEITSEKVVGGLEEKPQIDLNEFLQQLGVLKNERQSEESDTTSFAAPESSITETSDGFGPFADKNFNWDALIEMHAMENQGAETGTFHIYDVNEELSFPTSIWNF from the coding sequence ATGGACAACTTGAGGAAATCTCCATTGAAGCCATGGAAGAAAGGCCCTACAAGAGGCAAAGGTGGCCCTCAGAACGCCTCGTGTGAGTATCGAGGCGTTCGACAGAGAACTTGGGGCAAATGGGTTGCGGAAATCAGAGAGCCAAAGAAGAGAACCAGGCTCTGGTTGGGCTCATTCGCCACCGCTGAAGAAGCTGCCATGGCTTATGATGAGGCTGCCAGGAGACTCTATGGCCCTGATGCTTTTCTCAATCTTCCTCACCTGCAATCCAACTCTTCCAACCTTCCACTTAAGTCTCAAAAGTTCAAATGGTTCCCTTCCCAAAATTTCATTTCCATGTTTCCTCCTTGTGGAATGCTCAACATCAATGCCCAGCCAAGTGTTCATGTCATTCATCAGAGGCTCCAAGAGCTTAAGCAAAATGGGGTTTTTGGTCAAACTACTCCTTCCTCTAGTTCATCTTCCTGTGACTCAAAACCTGAGGCTCACGTCACCATGGAAAAAGCCCAGAAAGAAAATGTAGCAGAGAATAAGGAGAAAGACGTAGAAATTACGTCGGAGAAAGTTGTGGGAGGACTGGAGGAGAAGCCACAGATAGATCTCAATGAGTTTCTTCAGCAGCTAGGTGTGCTGAAGAATGAGAGACAATCAGAAGAATCCGACACCACAAGTTTTGCAGCTCCAGAATCTTCCATTACAGAAACTAGTGATGGATTTGGACCCTTTGCTGACAAGAATTTCAACTGGGACGCATTGATTGAGATGCATGCAATGGAAAATCAAGGAGCAGAAACTGGTACTTTTCATATTTATGATGTGAACGAAGAGCTGTCTTTCCCCACTTCCATTTGGAACTTCTGA